CCTGCCCCCCCTCGATCACCACCTCGGTGCCGAGCGGCTCGCCGGGCCTCCGGGTGGTGAGGGTCACCTTGCTCACCGCCGCGATGGAGGGCAGCGCCTCCCCCCGGAAGCCCAGGGTGGAGACCCGGTGCAGGTCCTCGGAGGAGGCGATCTTGCTCGTGGCGTGGCGCTCGAAGGCGAGCAGCGCGTCGTCCCGGCCCATGCCTTCGCCGTCGTCCCGCACCCGAATGCTCTGGGCGCCGCCGCCTTCGAGGTCCACCTGGATGCGGCGGGCCCCGGCGTCGAGGGCGTTCTCGACCAGCTCCTTCAGGGCCGCGGCGGGCCGCTGGACCACCTCTCCGGCCGCGATCTGGTTCGCGAGCGCCTCGGGGAGGACGCGGATGCGGCTCGGCTGGGGCATGGGGGGCCTCCCGGGGGAACGAAGGAGCCCCATGCTCCCCCATCCCGGCGGGGCTGTCAAGGCGGACCACAAGATTTAGTGGGGTGAATTGGAAATGATGGCCATATGTGCGCAAAGTGTCCGCGCTAGCGAAGGGGAATCGGCCGCCTCCCCAGCTCATGTCCTTGACAATCAGGCATATCGTGATTTAAATTTAGATAAGCCTAATTATTCTTTTGATCCCCCTCTATCTTACCCGTGAAAAGCTCACACCCGCATCGACGACCCCTGGAGACGTGCTCCAATGAAAAAGCGGACCCAGTCCCCCAACCGCGAAGAAAGCTCATCCGGGCCTCCCGGGTTCTCTTTCAACCGCCGGCGGCTCCTGCAAGGCCTTCTCACCCTCGGCGTCGGGGGAGGTGCCCTCGCCGCGGGGGCGAAGCTGGCGGCGCCCCTCGCCGCGCCCAGCCACGGTGGCCCAGGACATGGGGGCACCGTTTCCTCTTCCTCGCCGCACGAAAACGCCCACGCGGGAGGGCACGGAACTTACCTGGTGCGCGAGCGGATCAGCGACGCCGAGCTCGCGGCCCTGACGGCCCGGGTGAAGCCGCTGCGCCCGAAGAGCCCGATGGAGGTGCTCACCTCCTTCGACTACGGCACCGTCACCCGCCTCGGGGACGGCACCCTGCAGCGCGAGTACGTGATGATCGCCGAGGACGCCGAGATCGAGGTGGCCAGGGGCGTGAAATACCCCGCCTGGACCTACAACGGCTCCGTGCCCGGCCCGACCCTCCGGGCCACCCAGGGCGACCGGCTCAAGATCCACTTCATCAACCAGGGCGGGATGCCCCACACCATCCACTTCCACGGAATCCACGCCGCCAATATGGACGGCGTCCTCGAGGTGGTGCCG
The DNA window shown above is from Candidatus Tectomicrobia bacterium and carries:
- a CDS encoding multicopper oxidase domain-containing protein, with protein sequence MKKRTQSPNREESSSGPPGFSFNRRRLLQGLLTLGVGGGALAAGAKLAAPLAAPSHGGPGHGGTVSSSSPHENAHAGGHGTYLVRERISDAELAALTARVKPLRPKSPMEVLTSFDYGTVTRLGDGTLQREYVMIAEDAEIEVARGVKYPAWTYNGSVPGPTLRATQGDRLKIHFINQGGMPHTIHFHGIHAANMDGVLEVVPSGGKFTYEFTAEPFGIHLYHCHTMPLKKHVEKGLYGAFIVDPPEPRPKARELVMVMNGYDTDLDGENEFYTVNGVANYFLDHPIPLKTGDPVRIYLVNLTEFDLLNSMHIHAQFFKLYRTGTRLGQYEITDTVMLCQGERCILEFAYNFPGRFMFHAHQSEFAELGWMGFFNVEGPPSA